The Pseudofrankia sp. DC12 region CGATGCCCTCGACGAGCTTCTCCCGGAGCTCCTCGCGCAGCGTGTACATGATCGGGGTGCCCATGGTGCCAGGGGCGATCGCGCACACCCGGACACCAATCGGGGCGAGGTCGCGGGCCATGGGCAGCGTCATCCCGAGAATGGCCGCCTTCGCTGAAGCGTAGGCGACCTGGCCGGTGCGGCCTTCCATCCCGGCGATCGAGGCGGTGTTGACGACGACGCCGCGCTGGCCGAACTCGTCAGGCTGGTTGCCCGCCATCGCCGCCGCGGTCAGCCGCGTCATGTTGAACGTCGTCAGCACGTTCATCTCGAGGGTCCGGATGAACGCGGTCTTGTCGTGCGGGGTCCCGTCGCGGGCGACCAGACGCCCGCCGCCGGCGCCACCCCCCGCGACGTTGACGAGTAGCGAGAGCGGGCCGACGGCACGGGCGGCGTCGATCGCCGCGGTGACGTCGTCGTCGGCCAGGACGTCGCCGCTGACGGCGCTCGCGCTGTCGCCGAGTTCCTTTGCGAGCTCAGCGGCGCGGTCGGCGTCCCGGTCGAAGATGACGGCGTGCATGCCGATCTCGACGAGTCTGTGTACCGTCGCCGATCCGAGCCCGCCAGCGCCACCCGTCACGATCGCCGAGCGTCCCTGCAGGTTCACCCATTGCTCCGTTTCTTCCGCAGGCCTGCGCCTGGAGACTACTGCC contains the following coding sequences:
- a CDS encoding SDR family NAD(P)-dependent oxidoreductase, with protein sequence MNLQGRSAIVTGGAGGLGSATVHRLVEIGMHAVIFDRDADRAAELAKELGDSASAVSGDVLADDDVTAAIDAARAVGPLSLLVNVAGGGAGGGRLVARDGTPHDKTAFIRTLEMNVLTTFNMTRLTAAAMAGNQPDEFGQRGVVVNTASIAGMEGRTGQVAYASAKAAILGMTLPMARDLAPIGVRVCAIAPGTMGTPIMYTLREELREKLVEGIVFPHRFGRPEEYALLVEAIATNPYLNGENIRLDGALRFAP